The Nymphaea colorata isolate Beijing-Zhang1983 chromosome 5, ASM883128v2, whole genome shotgun sequence DNA segment TCACAAGTATGTAGCTTTGATGTTAATACAGAAATGAAGGAAATGGATAGCAACTTCATTTAAGTCATTGGTGAACACATGAAACAATCAAATAAGTTTCGAGTTAGGAATTGTTCCaagaataataaaataaaaaaataattaattaaaaaggaGCATTGTTTAAGTAACTAAAAGCTTCACATGCATAAAACATCCAGTTATTCGAATTGGCAAACATATACAgaaaatttttgatgaaattccGATGGGCAAACATCCTACAATTGAATGAGATAAAAATATAAGCATACAAAAACATATCGCTGCACTTGTAATGGTTTAAAAACAACAGAGCAGAGCAACATAAGAAATTACAGACCCAATTCAAGTATTTATATCTATCAACATCCAGGATATTGAAGTCGATACACCAACGTTCCACAATGAAGCTTCGAttaatttatcaaatttgtttaTACTTCATCCTAAACTAAATAAATTTCAATTAAGGAGCATTTAACACCTTGGAACCATGTTTACGAATTCAAATTCCAGTTGAAAGTGGAATGGATTGAAAATTTCAGGTTCTATTTTGGCCTTCTTTTATTCCAGGCACTTTTTTTCTCCtgtaaaacaggaaaaaaaattggaaaaaaatttaaaaaaaaaatacacaagaGCATGCCATTAACATGATAAACAATGATTTGTACCATGAGATGTCATTAATGTGTCAAACCATGGTTTTATTGATCTATCAGTGTACAATTCTCAAAaggcttcttctcttctccttcacAAACTCAAACGTGTgtacacatacacatgcacacataaaTGTTAGACCTAGAACAAGTAACTGAAGAATTACATAAAATGTACAAAATTGCTGACAGATACACATTGCGCAGATAAATGTTAGACCCAGAACAAGTAACTGAAGAATTACATTAAAATGTACAAAATTGCTGAAGGAGCATTTCCCAATGCATCAATAGAAGGCGATACTATACAGCAGCTTTCGTCTATGTTGTCTCTCAAATGCAGCAAGAATGTCATCAATCTTGTCCTCCCAAGAATCGACAGCCTCTAGCTGCAACATTTTCCATGATTACGACCATACATATAGGTCAGAAATTATAATGAGAAGTCACACAATAAACTAAAGCAATATCGTTGATATTGCTCACCTCTTGGCATAGGTCAAGTGCAAGCCTTCCACCTATAGCTGCCTCTTCATGGTTATCTTTCACATCCAAATTGATCACCAGAACAGGTTTCATGAGCAAACCATCACGGTTATGAAGATCTGTGCAGCATTGCATCGATGAATTCAAAAGAGCACAAGGATTTGCCATAAGACTGATATGCCCAACTTTAAAAGGATAGTTTAACATTAAGTCCACTAATAATGAAGAGTAACACACCAACCTTCAAGAACCATATCAAACACCTTTTCCTCAAATGTCAACACTACATCGAAGGTACCATCGGAAGCATTTTCTTGCCAACGTTGAGGAGCTAACTTGACACTGGAATTCCTTCTAAGCATGGGCAGGATGCCATTGCGCTTGTATCTGTCCGAATGTATAGGAAATGGTATGcattaatataatatattgtatgATTTGCCTAACTAGACCAGTGGCTGCATTAAACTTTCAAACAATCACAATCAAAAGTGAAACAACATGATTGGATCTGTGTGTTCATTTAAAAAAACCGTGcgattaaaattcaaaaatttaatagaTGCAGTACTTTGACATCACAAACCATCAAATATTTAAAGTTCAACTGAAACAGCCATCTCCATTAGAAACCAAACTTTTGCAACATATTAAAACATGGAAGGCACAAAACAATGGTAATTATGTTTACAAAGCCAAGGAAGGGAAAAACACTAACAACACTATTTGCAGAGAAAATAAACGAGAGAATATATAGTGGAGcctaaacaaaagcaaaataagTGGTTAATATTGCAATAAAAACCAGTCAAAGACAATCCTATGAAGATAGGTTATCAGGCAACCAACAGAAAAATGCAGTAATAAATTTGTAAGAGCATATTATCAATAAAGGGATTAGGGATACAATTCAGGGTCTTTGCGCCTCAGGTCATCAAACATTTGCTTGTAAGGTGTCCCAAACTCATAGACATTTGGTTCCCTTAAAGAAGGTCCGGGAAGCTTCACGTGGGCCCCAGTTCCATATGAACAAACATCAAATCCTTCTCTTTTAAGGAGTGAATGAGCTTCCATGCTTCGGTTCTGGTTTGAAGAACAAACCATAGCAtgtctaagcttcattttcTGTTGCATCGACAATACCTGAAATTTTTGAggcaaaaaatggaaaaaaaattaatataaaaattcaCAATAACACGAAGAAGTGGAAGTGAACTTGCTCCTACCGTATCCTCCTGCCTTCCATGAGATACACGTTTCAAAGAAACCAACGAAACTTTCAGTCTTCTACTTGCGTAGACAAGAAAAACAATCTCTTAACATTGGTTTAATAGACAATTACCTTACAAGAAAATGTTTCATGATTTAAGGATAGAAACCATGAATTGTATCATTTTACTGATAATATCCTATCACAGTTTTATTACTGCAATTGATTGTTGGTTGCTTGCCTAATCAATTCTCTTCATATGATTGTGTTCATAGCTTTTTTCCCATTTGAACTTAGTATTTTTTAGGTCGACTAGATTtaattgtaaattttttaacaCTAACGTTTTCTCTGGGAAAAGAGTGCACAACCCGTAGGCCTTCTACCTCCACGCGGCATTGCTCTGTCAGGCTTTCGCCCATTGCGTATCAATCAATTGTACCTTTGTTTAGGCTTCactatgtttcttctttttacttttctctacaaatatcatttttagtttttctccCTTCTTTGTCTATGCAATCATCAGTATTATCATTTTTCTGCCTTTCATATCTTAAATATATTGCAGAAGTATAGTTGCTAATGGAAATGGCAACTCAATTGAACTTTAATTATTTGTGATTACAGAATTCTCCAACTATTCAATTTCTAAATTTCGATCACACGGTATGTTAAACGATTGTACGAATGCAATTTTTCGTTTCACTTTTGATTgtgaattttttaaagtttatcaCAACAATATGTTTAATCAAGCATATCATACAATACTTTTTTGAGAAACATATTCAGAGCAGttttgaaaattagtcataGCATTTCCTatacattcaaaatttcaaacaaatacgAGCACAACGGTATCTTGTCCATGCTCAGAAGGAATTTCATTCCCTAGTTAGTACCTCAACATGAACAAGAACATGGCTTTATGGAATCCTCGACATAGTGTTGGCGTTTGAGGAGATGTTTGATATGGTTGTCGAAAATAATCATGATGTTCTTCCTTTCATATGACTAGTGGACCTAATACTAGACAACATAATTAGATGTTTGATCTTGCCCTTGGTTCCTTAGCTAAGGATGTCCAAGGAGTTGAGCCAactggagctcgactcgaactcgcttggCTAAGCTTGACTTTCGCTCGAATAAATGAGTCGAGGTCAAGTTAAGACacaaactcgtttaaataaatgagtcgagctaggCATGCTCCGCTCGGTTGAACTTGTTAAAGCTCATGTAAGTGCAAAAGTAAAAGAAGTTTCACCTAGTtgtcaaaaaagaagaagtttcTTCAATGGTTCTCCTTCTGACTAACAAAAAGAAGGTCCAAAGTTCAAGTTCCCATGTTTCCCTCGATGGAAAATACACTTGTTAATGAATTGGCTCCGCTAAGTTTGAGCCAAGGCTCAGCTTGAGCTTAACAACACTGAGTTCGAGTTACTAAGTTTGACCCGAGCCAAGATAAGCTCGAACTAGTCAAC contains these protein-coding regions:
- the LOC116253812 gene encoding uncharacterized protein LOC116253812, which codes for MQQKMKLRHAMVCSSNQNRSMEAHSLLKREGFDVCSYGTGAHVKLPGPSLREPNVYEFGTPYKQMFDDLRRKDPELYKRNGILPMLRRNSSVKLAPQRWQENASDGTFDVVLTFEEKVFDMVLEDLHNRDGLLMKPVLVINLDVKDNHEEAAIGGRLALDLCQELEAVDSWEDKIDDILAAFERQHRRKLLYSIAFY